The following DNA comes from Chitinophaga nivalis.
GGCTGTTAATACTAAAATCTTAATCCTTGATGAGATTTTGCCTATTTGCCAAAACAGCTGGAATGTTTGATGGCAGCAAGTTACGAATGAATTGATAAATGCAGGTTTTTGATTATAAAATATTAAATGATGCTAATAATTAACCAGAAAATGCTGCCTGCTTATTTGTAATTTGTTATCCGAAAACTCCTTGTTCCCGTTATGCAGCAAAAACATGAAAGCACGATTGTGGATATCGCCAGGGCGCTGAACCTGTCTATAGCTACCGTTTCCAGGGCACTCAACAATCATCCGAAGATCAGTGAGGCAACCAAAAAGAAAGTGAAAGAGCAGGCCGATGCTGTGGAATACCGGCGTAATACACTGGCATCCGGATTGCGTGGCAGCCGTTCCAATAATATCGGGTTGATTATTCCCCGGGTTTCCATGTACTTTCATGCAACGGCTATTACCGCCATTCAGAATCTGCTGCACCGGCATGGATACAACCTGATTATCGGCCAGTCCAATGATGCACCGGAAATGGAGAAAGAGCTGGCCAGTGCCATGTTTTCTTCCAGGGTGGCGGGGTTGATGGTGGCGTCTACTTTTTATACCACCGATTATACGCACTTCGATGTATTTATCCGGAATGATATTCCACTGGTATTTTTTGATCGGGTACCGGTAGATTTTTACCCGGCGCAGGTAATCCGGGGAGATGATTACCAGGGAGGTTTTATGGCAACGGCCCACCTGGCCGAAGCGGGTTGTAAAACCATTGCGCATTTATCAGGGCCGTTGAGTTGTAATTTGTATAAAGACCGTTATGCCGGTTATGTAGCTGCGCTGCGCCAGTACAAATTACCTTTCAAAAAAGAATGGGTGTTTTTTAATGAGCTGACACCCGCCAATGCCACGCGTATTGCGCAACAGTTGTTTGCCCGCCGGCCTTACCCCCAGGGCGTATTTGCTTCCAATGATACTTCGGCCATTACCATCCTGGAATATGCCCGTGCACAGGGTATTGCCGTGCCGGAAGCCTTGCGTATTGTAGGATATTCCAATGATCCCCGTACCGCTATTATCAGTCCGCCTATTACTACCGTAGAGCAGTTTCCCGGCCGCGTAGGTGAGGAGGCCGTGACGGCGCTGCTGGCGTTGCTGAAAAGAGGCCCCCGTAAAAGAGAACAGATCCTGACACCGGTTATTACGGCCGTGGAACTGGTGAAGCGGGCTTCTGCCTGATAATACCCGCTACTTTCCCTTAATAAGTGCCCCCATATTTATCCTGCCACCGGGCGGAAGGAACTGCTATTGTCCGAATGGATAGCTGCTTGTTCCGGATACGCGTTGGTCATCTCCCGAAAAAAAATATTTATGCAAACGTTTGAATTATTGGAATAATTAAATATTTTTGATTTTAGCGCACGTTATTGAAGCTTACAGCATTTATCAACCAGGGTAAATCTATTATAAATGCCTATAGCACTGTATTTGAACAATGTTCCGATAAAACCATCTTCCATCCATCGTTATAGACTTACTTGAAAAGATAGTGAACAGCATTCCTTTTTATTATAGATTAATGCAAACGTTTACATTAAATACACGTTTATGAAAAAACTGCTAGGTACCACCCTTTGCATATGGGGCATATGCATGGCTCAAACGGCTATTGCCCAGGAAAAACGTCCCGTTACAGGCACGGTGAAAGATGCGCAGGGCACGCGACTCCCCGGAGTAACGGTTGGCATCAAACATACCGCTGCCGGTACTGTAACAGGAGCAGACGGTAAATTTCAATTGAACGCTTCCGCGAAAGATACCCTGGTATTTAGTTTCGTGGGATTCAACAAAAAAGAAACCGCCATCAATAACCAGTCTGATCTGAGTATCCTCCTCGATGGAAGCGCCACCAGCCTTAATGAAACCGTAGTAGTAGGATACGGGGTACAAAAGAAAATCAACCTTTCCGGCGCTGTCACCAGCGTGAACTTTGATAAAGCCATGCAAAGCAGGCCCGTAACCGATCTGAGTACAGCGCTCAGCGGTATGGCGCCAGGCGTGAGCATTGCTCAGGCTTCCGGACAACCGGGCCGCGAAAATGCCACCATCCGCATCAGGGGCGTCGGCACGCTGAACAATGCCGATCCGCTGGTAATGGTAGATGGTATTGAAAGCAGTATGAGCGATGTAAACATGACAGATGTGGAAAGCATTTCTGTACTGAAAGATGCCGCTGCTGCTGCTATCTACGGTTCCCGCGCGGCAAATGGCGTGGTACTGGTCACCACTAAAAAAGGAAAGAAAGGGAAAACCACCGTTGCCTATAATGGTTACTATGGTGTACAAAAGGCGACCCGGCTGTTTAACATGGTGAATGATTATCCCACCTACATGGAACTCATGAACCGCGTGGCTACGGCAGATAATCCTGCTGCAGTACAGCCATTCAAACAAACCACCATCGATTCCTGGCGCAATGCTACGGACAGAACACTGTTCCCTAATACTGACTGGATGGATGTCATGTTTGGTCAGGGCAACCTTACCGGACATAACGTATCTGTAGCCGGTGGTTCTGAAAAGACTACCTATTATATGTCACTCGACTACCTGCGCAACAATGGTATCATGAAAAATACCAGCCAGGATCGTTATATGCTGCGACTCAATGCAGATCACGCTATCAGTAAAAAAATAAAGATTGGCGCCAACATTAACCTGACCTGGAAAGACCGGAAAGAACCGCAGGATGTGGGTACTATACTCACGAATGCATCCAGCAGCTCTCCCGGTACTACGCCTAAAATTACAGATGCCAGCGGTACCCGCTATGGCGCCCGGAATACAGATGATGAAAACGGTCAGCTGGATAATCCACTGCAGTACATCGAAACCTGGTACCGGCCTAACCGCCAGCAGCGCACCTTTGCCAAGGTATGGGGCGAATGGGAAATTATCGACGGATTAAAATTCCAGGTGAATGGGGCGGCTGACTACTGGAACTCCGCAGAGAAAAGTTATGCGGAAGCCGGCGCTATCCAGAACCGCTGGAACTTCCAGAAAAATCAGGTGGTACAAACGCTGGATCAGTTACCTGCCAACCTGTTGCAGACGGATTCCACCAACCTGCGGCTGGCCTATTACGCTACATTAAACTATACTAAAAATATCGGGCAGGATCATCACCTGAATGTATTGCTGGGTACCAGCAGTGAAACCGTGAAAGGTACGCTGATGACCGCCAGTGTGATGAACTTTCCTACCAACAATACCTGGGAACTGGGCGCTGGTCTGGAACAACCCAAAGTAGGCGGTACCTCCCTGAAGAATAACCTGTTATCTTTCTTCGGTCGTGTTAACTACGATTACAAAGGAAAATATTTACTGGAAGCGAATCTGCGTCGCGATGGTTCATCCAGTTTTGCACCGGGCAGACAATGGGGCCTGTATCCCTCTTTCTCTGCTGCGTGGCGCCTGCTGGAAGAACCTTTTATCAAAGACGCGATGCCAGGTTGGGTAAACAATGTGAAGCTGCGGGCTTCCTGGGGTAAACTGGGAAATGACCGTATTCCTTCCTTCCAGTTTATGAGTTTGTATGCTGCTGGTCTGAACTATTCTTCCGGTGGAAAAATCACCGGAGGACTTTCTCCGCAGGTGATGGCCAATCCGTTTATTACCTGGGAGAAAGCGGTGTCTTCCAACTTAGGACTGGATGCGAACCTGTTTAATGATCACTTTAATGTTTCCCTGGATGTATTTAACCGCCGTACTTCCGATATCCTGGTGCAGCTGGAAGTATCTTCCCTGTATGGTTTGAACCCGCCTTACCAGAATGTGGGCATTGTGGAAAACAAAGGATGGGAACTGACCATGGGATACAATAATAAAGCAGGTGCATTCAGTTATGGTATATCCGGTAACGTTAGTAACATCAACAACAAGGTGGTAAGATATCAGGCCAATCCGGATGCCGTAGGTATCATCAATGGCGCTGCTGTGATCCGGGAAGGATGGTCTATTGGTTCGCTGTATGGCTACCAGGTGGCCGGTATTTTCCAGTCGGATGAAGAAGTGGCAGCATGGGCACGGCAACGTAGTTCCGGCCTGAATAAACCTGGTGACCTGAAATATGTGGATATCCAGGGTGATAAAAAAATTGATGGTAGTGACCGCGTAAATATTGGTAATACCATTCCTAAATGGTACTTCGGCCTGAACCTGAATGCAGGTTATAAAGGCTTTGACCTGGCCCTCTTATTCCAGGGTGTAGGTGGCGTAAACAGGTATTACCAGGATAGCTGGTATAACAGTTCGATCCGCTTCGGCCGCCAGATCAATGCCGACTTCCTGAATGCCTGGACACCGGAAAACAGGGAAACAAACCTCCCTCGTTTAACAGATGCCAGCAATACGGATAATAATCGTGCCTCTTCTTTCTGGGTACAGGATGCCTCCTTTGTGCGACTGAAAAATATACAGTTGTCCTATACTTTCCCTAAACACTTTTTCAATAATGCCCTGCAAAGTGTACGGGTATACGTAAATGCACAGAATGCCTTTACCTGGACCAAATTCAAAGGGTTAGATCCGGAAATAGCGGATTATACGAAGGCAGGTATTCAATATCCGAATGTGCGGATGATTACAGGTGGTGTAAATGTGATTTTCTAATTTATTAAACAAGTGTCATGAACAAGAAGATATTAACAGCCATTTACGCTTGCAGCCTGTTGGCACTGAGCGCCTGCAAGAAGGATTTTTTGAATACCGTACCGGCGGATAAAGTGTCAGAAGAAAATTTCTGGCGAACCGAAAAAGATGCCAACCTGGGTGTAACGGCCATTTACAATGCGTTACAAAACAATGATATTTACGGCCTGAATGTTTACTATGATGGGCTTACACCCATTGCCTGGATCTGGGATGATGGCGGTACTGGTTTAGGCCCTATCAGCAAAGGCAACATGGATCCTTTTGGCAATGCACCTGCCAATAAGTTTAAGGTACTGTACAATGCGGTTTTCCGGGCTAACCTGGCTATTGCCAAATTACCAGGTGTAAATATGGACGATGCCGCCAAAAAACGACTGATCGGAGAAGCTACTTTCCTGCGGGCTTTGTTCTATTATCACCTGGTGGATTTTTACGGGGATGTACCGTTGATCACCAAGGTGCTGCAACTGGGTGATGCACTGCCCGGAAAAGAAACCAAAGCAAAACTGCTCGACTTCATTATTGCGGAAGCCAATACGGCAGCGGAAGCATTGCCGGCTGCTAAAAACACCACCGGCAAAGCCACGAAAGGCGCTGCGCTCACGCTGAAAGCCAAAGCGCTCCTGATGGCCAAACGTTATCCGGAAGTAGTCACTACCTGTCAGACCATTGGTACGTTGGGGTATGAGTTGTACAAAGATTACCGCAATATGTTTATCTCTACCGCGGCGGAGAATAATACAGAAGTCATCTTTGATATACAGTATATCGGACCTGGTTTAGGGCAAGGTAGTCTGCTGGATAAACGTTTATCTACCCGTAGTTCGTTCTCCAGTGGCTGGAGTAACGTATATCCTTCAGTTACGCTGGTGAACAGTTATGAAATGAAGAACGGGAAAGCCATCACAGAAACCGGTTCCGGTTACGACTCGGCTAACCCCTACAAAGACAGGGACCCTCGCCTGGACTACACCATTGTAAGACCTGGCGCTACCTGGAGAGAGATTAAGTATGAAGATATGCGGGTAGACAATAAATCCAAATTCACCGGTTATATGACCCGTAAATATGTGCTGGAAGTGGATGGTTATGGTGCCGGCGATTCTCCGTTGAACTATATCATTTTCCGCTATGCAGATGTATTGCTGATGCTGGCGGAAGCAGAAAATGAAGCGGCGGGTGCAGATGGTATCACCTATGATGCCATTAACAAGGTACGTGCGAGAGAAGGCGTAAACATGCCGGCTATTCCGGCTGGTAAAACGCGTGACCAGATGCGGGATATTATCCGTCACGAACGTATGATCGAATTTGCCATGGAAGGCTCCTACTATTCCGATCTCAGAAGATGGGATATCGCTACCAATACGATGAATGGATTGGTGGTTACCAATATTGCCGGACAGCAACTGGATAAAATAACCTTCATCAAGGCTTTTAACCTGTGGCCCATTCCGCAAAAGGAAATAGACCTGAACAGTAACCTGGTACAGAATCCGGATTACGTACGATAGGCATTGCTCATTAAGTATTAAGCATTACGCATTTACAGGAAGATGTATTACTGATTCTTCTGAAAATGCGTAATGCTTATTTTATAAAAATAATTGTCATATGTACATTAAAAAGATAACCCGCATAGCTATTTGCAGTGCTGCATTATTGCTGCCGGGCCGGATGCAGGCACAACATCCGGCTACGCCCCGGAATATCCTGTACACCACCTGGGAACAGGCCGGCGGCGGGCAGGCATTGGCAGCTACTGCCAGCTGGCGGGCAACACAATACCGTATTATCCGGGAAAAAACAGCACAGTTGCCGCCGGCTACCCGTAAAGCATTGCTGCAGGAAGCCGATAAGGCCCTGGATTTCACCTGGCCTGCCTTGACCGCATCCCTTTACCGGGAATATAAAATCAACGGCAACCGTAGCAATTTTGAACAGGTGCAGGCAGCGCGCCGCAAAGTACTCAGTACCCTGGTAGCGGGTGAACTGGTGGAAGGAAAAGGAAAATACCTGCCGCAGATAGTGAATGCACTGTGGATGATACTGGAAGAAAGTACCTGGGTATTACCGGCGCATATTACCGCACAAAAGGCCGGCAGCGGCCTGCCCGATCCGGCTGAACCAGTGATAGACCTGGTAGTGGGAGAAACCGCGGCGGCATTAAGCTGGACGCAGTTCCTGCTGCATGATCAACTGGATAGCGTGGATCCCATGGTGAATAAACGCATCACTTACGAGCTGCAACACCGCGTCATTACGCCTTTCCTGGAGCGCCAGGATTTCTGGTGGATGGGTTTTAAAGGAGGGATGGTGAACAACTGGAATATCTGGGTGAATACCAATATCTTACAGACGGCATTACTGGTGATACCGGAAACGGATATACGTAACCGGGTGATCGAAAAAACAATCCGCAGTGCCGATAACTTTCTGAATGCCTACCCACCTGATGGCGGCTGTGATGAAGGGCCTACCTACTGGGGCCATGCAGGCGGTAAACTGATTGAAATGATTACCTGGCTGCAAAGCGCTTCCGGTCATCGTTTGGACTGGCGTAAAAATGAACTCATTCACCAGATCGGCGCCTATATCTACAAAATGCATGTAGACAGCAGCCGGTTTGTAAATTTTGCCGATGCTTCTGCCAGCACCATTCCGCCGCCTCATACCGTGTATTGGTATGGCGAAGCCTATAACGATCCGTTGCTGAAAGGTTTTGCCGCCAGCTTGTATCGTTTGTCCAATAAGGATACCACCGAAGTGAAAACCGCTTCCCTGCCGTTTTTTATTTATGAAGTGCTGACGCGTGATAGTTTACTGGCTACCACGCCGAAAGCGCCGTATCATGCCGTGAACTGGCTGCCTGACCTGCAGGTAGTATCCCTGCGTTCAAAGGCCGGCACGGCCAAAGGGTTGTTCTTTGCCGCACAGGGCGGACATAATGCAGAAAGCCATAACCACAATGATGTAGGCAACTTTGTATTATATATGAATGGCAAACCCGCGCTGCTGGATGTGGGAGTAGGTACCTATACCAAACAAACCTTTAGTGCAGATCGTTATCAGCTGTGGTATATGCAGTCGCAATGGCATAACTGTCCGACCATCAATGGGGTACAACAACTGGCTGGCCGGCAATTTGCCGCCAGGGAGGTACAATTCACGCATACGGCTGCACGTAGTGTATTGCGGATGGATATTGCCGCTGCCTATCCGGAAGCTGCCGCCGCAGACAGCTGGCAACGGATCTTTACATTCACGCCTGCTACCCGTAGCTTACAGCTGGAAGAAATATACCGCCTGCGTGCCTGGAAAGAGGCCTTTAAGCTGCATTTTATGACGGTATTGCCGGTTGATACCACTACGCCTGGTAAGTTGTTATTACAGGGAGAGGGTGCACAGCTGGTGATGACGTATGATCCGGCTTTGCTGGAAGTACTGACCGAACAGCAGCCCGTGACAGATGGCCGGTTAACACCGGTATGGGGAAGTACGGTTACCCGTATCACCTTACGGGCCCGCCAGGAAAAATTATCCGGCAAACATCAGATCCGGTTTGTGATGCAGCCATAAACAGCACTTTCCCGACCGGGTTTTTTCCGTAAAGGTTTGCTTTTTGCAAACGTTTGCATTAAATTAGGGTTTTGAGGCAATGAAAAGCTGTTGAAACCACCACCTTTTCACTATTAAAAGCAAGACAGATTTGGAACGCAGGAACTTCATCAAAATAGCGCCCCTGGCAGGATTGGCAGGCGCCATGGCACCCGGTAAAACACTGGCCGATGCCGTAGCCGGACCAACCACCGCGCAGCATGCAAATGCAGCAGCCACCGACCGGGAATACCACGTAAAGCTGTTACAGCGTATTGCCACCCCCGTAGTGGAGAACATGAGTAAAGGCACCCTCCGGAAAAATATGCCGCTGGAAAAAGGCCCGGGATATGGCCTGGCCGTAGAAAAGGTAACCTACCTGGAAGCCTTCGGCCGCTGTATATCCGGCCTGGCGCCCTGGCTGGCATTACCAGACGATAATACGGCAGAAGGTAAAGTGCGTAAGCAAATGAAGGAACAGGTATTGCAGGGTATTGTGAATGGCGTAAATCCGGCTTCTCCCGACTACCTGAACTTCCGTTCAGAGGCACAGCCGCTGGTAGATGCGGCCTATTTATGTCAGACCTTCATGCGGGCGCCGGAAGCCCTTTGGCAACCGTTGGATAATACCACCAAAGCCAATATCATCAAAGAACTGAAAGAACTCCGGCGCATTCGCCCGGCCTATAATAACTGGCTCCTGTTTGCCGCTATGGTAGAGGCTTTCCTGCTATCGATCGGAGAAGAATGGGAACCCCTGCGGACGATGGTAGCTACCAAAAAAATACAGGAATGGTATGCCGGTGATGGTTTTTATGCAGATGGTCCGCAATTTTCACTCGACTACTATAACGGCTATGTGATTCATCCCATGTTTACAGACATGCTGCAGATACTGGTTGATAAAAAACAAACCAGTGCAGCAGATTATGAACAGGCCTTGAAACGCATGCAACGTTTTGCAGAACTGCAGGAACGCATGATTGCACCGGATGGTACCTACCCTGCACTGGGTCGTTCCATGACCTATCGTACGGCTGCCTTTCAGCCCCTGGTACAACTGGCCCTGCAACATAAACTGCCCGAAGGCATTGTGCCGGCGCAGGTGCGTTGTGCAATGACGGCCATCATGAAAAATATTTTTGACATGGAAGGCACCTTCGATAAAAAAGGCTGGCTGCAATTAGGCATCTGCGGGCATCAGCCGGAAGTAGCCGACGTGTATACTTCTACCGGTAGCCTGTATATCTGTACCAATGGTTTCCTCGCATTGGGATTACCGGCGTCGGATCCTTTCTGGGCAGACCCGGCAGCAGAATGGACCGCACAGAAAGTATGGTCCGGCAAAAAAATCAAAAAAGATTACCACGTTAATTATTAGTATTTAAAACGTCCAACAATAGTAATATGAGTACAGCATTTGAATCAAGATATGCCAGCAGCCCGAATGAAGTGAAACAAATGGATACCGCTGCGCTCCGCCATGCTTTCCTGATACCACAGGTGTTTACAGCGGATCATATTCACTGGGTACATACGCACTACGATCGTTACCTGACTGGTGGCGCGATGCCCGTGAAAGGACCGGTAGCACTGGAAAATATAGACTTGCTGAAAGCAGATTATTTCCTGGAAAGAAGAGAGTTGGGCATGATCAATGTAGGGGGAGATGGCATCGTGGAAGTAGATGGCGAAAAATTTGAATTGTCTTTTAAAGAAGCTTTATATATCGGTAAGGGCAAGCAGCAGGTAATATTCCACAGCAAGGATGCGCAGCATCCCGCTAAGTTTTACCTGAACTCCACCCCGGCACATCATACCTATCCTACGCGCAAAGTAGCCAGGAGTGAAGCGGAAGTAGTTACGCTGGGTACACTGGAAACCTCCAACCATCGTACCATCAACAAACTGTTGGTGAACTCCGTACTGGAAACCTGTCAGCTGCAAATGGGCATGACGGAGCTGCAACCTGGCAGCGTATGGAACACCATGCCGGCGCACACACACGACCGCAGAATGGAAGTATACTTCTACTTTGAAGTACCGGAAGGACAGTCGGTATGTCACTTTATGGGCGAGCCACAGGAAACCCGCCACATCTGGATGCAGAATGAACAGGCGGTGATTTCTCCACCCTGGTCTGTACATTCCGGTGCCGGTACCAGCAACTATACTTTTATATGGGGCATGGCCGGCGAAAACCTGGACTACGGTGATATGGACCATTGTAAAATCAACGAATTACGTTAATCAACCGATCATAACTGCAATCATCATGGTAAAAAAAATTATCGCAGGCAGCTTGCTGGGATTATCTTTTCTCGGGGTCGGATTGCCGGTGTATGCCACAGCACCGGACCATGGCCCGCAACTGGCAACACCTACATATACCGGTGCGGATACCTATACCGCAGCGGTGATACTATCGCAAATGGAACGTACCGCTGCGTGGCAGTGGAAACATATTGAAGAAAAAGGCTGGACCTATGCGCAAACCGACTGGACCAACGGCGCCATGTATGCGGGTATGATGGCACTCAGCGAAGTAACAGCCAATCCTTATTTCATAGAAAGACTTACACAAATAGGTCGTGATAATAGCTGGAATACAGGGCCACTCCGTTTTTTCGCGGATGATTATTGTATTGGTCAGTTATATGCCCAGCTGTATTCGCTGTATAAAGATCCGGTGATGACAGACCGGTTCCGCAAACTGGCCGACAGCATTGTTGCGGCGCCACATACAGAAGGCCTCGAATGGAAAAACAGTATCCACCTGCGGGAATGGGCCTGGTGTGATGCCCTCTTTATGGGCCCGCCGGCACTGGCTTATTTATCTACCGCTACCGGTGATCCGCGTTATCTCGAAACTGCCACCAAACTTTGGTGGAAAACCACCGACTTCCTGTTCGATAAAACAGAAAACCTGTATTACCGTGATGGTCGCTTCATCGGCCAGCAGGAAAAGAATGGCGCCAAAGTATTCTGGAGCCGCGGCAATGGTTGGGTAATGGGCGGACTGGCCCGGATGATGGATAACATGCCGGCAAATACAGCAGAGAAAGCCCGTTTTCAGGAATTATTTAAGAAGATGGCTTACCGCGTAGCGGCCCTGCAAACCAAAGACGGCACCTGGCACGCCAGCCTGCTGGATCCGGACAGCTATCCTTCCAAAGAAACAAGTGGTACCGGATTTTACGTATATGCGTTTATGTGGGGTGTGAATAACGGCCTGTTACCGGAGAAGGATTTTATGCCTGTGATACAGAAAGGATGGGATGCGCTGACGGGCTGTGTGCAACCGGATGGTAAACTGGGCTTTGTACAGATCCCGGCGGCAGAACCAGGCAAAGCGACTGCGGAAGATACAGAAGTATATGGCGTAGGGGCATTCCTGTTAGCCGGTGCAGAGATGGTAAAATATGACCTGCGTAAAAATGCGGCAAATGCTATTAAAATCCATAACGGCAGTGGTATTCACCGGGCATCCGATATGGTGGAAATTCCCTATAAAAAATTAACGGCAGCCTTCCCTGGCACTACTGGTAAAACATTTAAGATAACAGATGCCGTGAGCGGAAAGGAAATTCCTTACCAGCTGCTGTACGAAGGCAATAAAGCACCCGGTAATGTATTGCTGCAGGTGAACGTAGCCCCAGGCGCCACATTATATGCCCAGGTGGCCTCAGGTATACCGGCTGCGCTGAAACCGGCTGCCTATGGCCGTTTTGTGCCGGAGCGCAAAGACGACTATGCCTGGGAAAATGATCGTATGGCCTACCGGATGTATGGCGCAGCACTGGAAAAATTTCCGAAAGAAATGGCGCTGGGCATCGATGTATGGGCTAAGCGTACTACCGATATGGTGATAGATAACTGGTACAAACTAGATAACTACCACCATGATAATGGCCAGGGCCTGGACTACTATAGTGTAGGACTCACCCTGGGAGCAGGAGATAATGCGCCTGCCGGTAAAGACACGATCTATTTCCCCAAAAACTTCCGTACATGGAAAACATTGGATAATGGTCCGTTACGTACCACCTTCGCACTGACCTACGATACCTGGCAGGCAGGCGGTATACCCGTTAGCGTTACTAAAACCATTTCACTGGATGCCGGTTCTCAGCTGAATAAAATGCAGCTGCAATACAGTTTTAAAGGAAATACCCTGCCGGTGGTAACCGGCATTGTAAAACGTAAAGAACCCGGCACCGTGTTGCTGGATGAACAGCAGGGTGTGATGGGCTATTGGGAGCCGGTACACGGAGCAGACGGTACTTTAGGATTGGGATGTGTATTTACCCAGGGAGTACCTGGTATGAAAACAGATGCAGTGCACCTGTTAAGTCCGGGCACGGCGGATAGCCAGCACCCGTACGTATATTATTCCGGTGCTGCCTGGAGCAAAGGAGGCCGCATTACTACTGCAGCCGCCTGGTTTGCCTACCTGGAAACATTCGCACAGAAAATCAAACAACCCTTAACCGTTACATTTAATCGTTAACAGAAAAGTGTGTGGCAGGTGTACAAAGGTATGCCTGCCACACAGTCTTTTTTCATCATCAATTATTGCATATGGACTTGTTTCAGTTACAAGGTAAAACAGCGCTGGTGACCGGGTGTAAACGCGGTATCGGTAAAGCAATGGCGGTGGCACTGGCTGCAGCCGGTGCAGACATCATCGGGGTATCTGCTTCCCTGGAACTTACGGGGAGTGAGGTAGAACGCGATGTAACGGCACTGGGCAGACGTTTTAAAGCCTATCAGTGCGATTTCTCTGATCGTGCATCCTTATATACCTTTATCGAAAAAGTAAAGCAGGAAACGCCTGTAATAGATATCCTGGTCAACAATGCCGGCACCATCCTGCGGAAACCAGCCGCCGAACATCCGGATGCGTATTGGGATGAAGTGATTAACATCAACCTGAATGCACAATTTATCCTGACCCGTGAAATCGGAAAAGGAATGCTGGAACGTGGCAGTGGAAAAGTTATCTTTACAGCATCGCTGCTTACCTTCCAGGGCGGCATCAATGTACCGGGATATGCAGCCAGCAAAGGAGCCGTAGGCTCACTGGTAAAGGCATTTTCCAACGAATGGGCCGGTAAGGGTATCAATGTGAATGCCATTGCACCGGGATATATTGCCACGGATAATACGGCTGCGCTGAGATCAGATGAACAACGCAGTACCGCCATTCTTGATCGCATTCCTGCAGGCCGCTGGGGCCAACCGGAAGACTTTGCAGGACCAGTTATTTTCCTGGCTTCCAAAGCAGGGGACTACGTGCATGGTACTATCCTCACCGTAGATGGTGGCTGGATGGGAAGGTAAGGAGCATCATTATCGTTAATAGTCCACACATGAGTAAACGTACTGAAAAAACAATCGTTGATATTGCAGCAGAACTGAACTTATCGGTATCTACTGTTTCCCGCGCCCTGAATGATAATCCTAACATCAGCACCCGTACGAAAGACAAGGTGAAGAAGATGGCGCGGAAGCTGGGATACCGGCCCAATGCCCTGGCTGCCGGTTTGCGTAATAACAAAAGCAAAACCATCGGCCTCATTGTACCGCGTATCTCCATGTTTTTTCCGGCGACTATCAGTACTATTATTCAGAAC
Coding sequences within:
- a CDS encoding LacI family DNA-binding transcriptional regulator, encoding MQQKHESTIVDIARALNLSIATVSRALNNHPKISEATKKKVKEQADAVEYRRNTLASGLRGSRSNNIGLIIPRVSMYFHATAITAIQNLLHRHGYNLIIGQSNDAPEMEKELASAMFSSRVAGLMVASTFYTTDYTHFDVFIRNDIPLVFFDRVPVDFYPAQVIRGDDYQGGFMATAHLAEAGCKTIAHLSGPLSCNLYKDRYAGYVAALRQYKLPFKKEWVFFNELTPANATRIAQQLFARRPYPQGVFASNDTSAITILEYARAQGIAVPEALRIVGYSNDPRTAIISPPITTVEQFPGRVGEEAVTALLALLKRGPRKREQILTPVITAVELVKRASA
- a CDS encoding SusC/RagA family TonB-linked outer membrane protein is translated as MKKLLGTTLCIWGICMAQTAIAQEKRPVTGTVKDAQGTRLPGVTVGIKHTAAGTVTGADGKFQLNASAKDTLVFSFVGFNKKETAINNQSDLSILLDGSATSLNETVVVGYGVQKKINLSGAVTSVNFDKAMQSRPVTDLSTALSGMAPGVSIAQASGQPGRENATIRIRGVGTLNNADPLVMVDGIESSMSDVNMTDVESISVLKDAAAAAIYGSRAANGVVLVTTKKGKKGKTTVAYNGYYGVQKATRLFNMVNDYPTYMELMNRVATADNPAAVQPFKQTTIDSWRNATDRTLFPNTDWMDVMFGQGNLTGHNVSVAGGSEKTTYYMSLDYLRNNGIMKNTSQDRYMLRLNADHAISKKIKIGANINLTWKDRKEPQDVGTILTNASSSSPGTTPKITDASGTRYGARNTDDENGQLDNPLQYIETWYRPNRQQRTFAKVWGEWEIIDGLKFQVNGAADYWNSAEKSYAEAGAIQNRWNFQKNQVVQTLDQLPANLLQTDSTNLRLAYYATLNYTKNIGQDHHLNVLLGTSSETVKGTLMTASVMNFPTNNTWELGAGLEQPKVGGTSLKNNLLSFFGRVNYDYKGKYLLEANLRRDGSSSFAPGRQWGLYPSFSAAWRLLEEPFIKDAMPGWVNNVKLRASWGKLGNDRIPSFQFMSLYAAGLNYSSGGKITGGLSPQVMANPFITWEKAVSSNLGLDANLFNDHFNVSLDVFNRRTSDILVQLEVSSLYGLNPPYQNVGIVENKGWELTMGYNNKAGAFSYGISGNVSNINNKVVRYQANPDAVGIINGAAVIREGWSIGSLYGYQVAGIFQSDEEVAAWARQRSSGLNKPGDLKYVDIQGDKKIDGSDRVNIGNTIPKWYFGLNLNAGYKGFDLALLFQGVGGVNRYYQDSWYNSSIRFGRQINADFLNAWTPENRETNLPRLTDASNTDNNRASSFWVQDASFVRLKNIQLSYTFPKHFFNNALQSVRVYVNAQNAFTWTKFKGLDPEIADYTKAGIQYPNVRMITGGVNVIF
- a CDS encoding RagB/SusD family nutrient uptake outer membrane protein, with the protein product MNKKILTAIYACSLLALSACKKDFLNTVPADKVSEENFWRTEKDANLGVTAIYNALQNNDIYGLNVYYDGLTPIAWIWDDGGTGLGPISKGNMDPFGNAPANKFKVLYNAVFRANLAIAKLPGVNMDDAAKKRLIGEATFLRALFYYHLVDFYGDVPLITKVLQLGDALPGKETKAKLLDFIIAEANTAAEALPAAKNTTGKATKGAALTLKAKALLMAKRYPEVVTTCQTIGTLGYELYKDYRNMFISTAAENNTEVIFDIQYIGPGLGQGSLLDKRLSTRSSFSSGWSNVYPSVTLVNSYEMKNGKAITETGSGYDSANPYKDRDPRLDYTIVRPGATWREIKYEDMRVDNKSKFTGYMTRKYVLEVDGYGAGDSPLNYIIFRYADVLLMLAEAENEAAGADGITYDAINKVRAREGVNMPAIPAGKTRDQMRDIIRHERMIEFAMEGSYYSDLRRWDIATNTMNGLVVTNIAGQQLDKITFIKAFNLWPIPQKEIDLNSNLVQNPDYVR